GAGATAAGAAGACCGCTTGAATCTGCACGAAACGAAGTAACGTCACATCATGTTTAAGAGCGGGCTTTTCTCGTAAGAGACGGCGCTTGACCACACGCCAATCTTCCGCACTCATCTGCGCGACGACCGGATGGTGCTCTTTAAACCAAGCAAGCAGTTCCTGCTCCATTTTTACAATGACGGCAACGTTGTCATACAAAGTGTCATCGAGATCAAACGTGATGGCTTTAATCGGTTTAATACTGCGATAAAACTTCACAACAGGACCTCAGCTTTCTTGTTTCTTGCGTGCTCTAGGATGAGCTTGATCGTAGACATCAGCAAGGTGTTGAAAATCCAAATGAGTATAAATCTGGGTAGTAGAGATATTCTCGTGCCCTAAAAGCTCTTGTACCGCGCGTAAATTTTGGCTCGACTCCAACATATGTGTTGCGAAGGAATGGCGTAATTTATGTGGGCTAATATGGCTGGCTACTGACTGCTTCTGACCCCATTCAGCCATACGTTTTTGTACGCTGCGAACCGAAATTCGTGTCCCTAATTTAGAGACGAACAAAGCAGCCTCATCAGCCGAAGCAAGCTCATTTCGGACCTTCAGCCACTGTCCCAGCCACTCTGTGGCCATCCCGGAAAAAGGAACTTTGCGTTCTTTATCGCCTTTACCAATAACACGCAATTCACCGCTGCGTAGTTTGACATCTCGCACATCGATACTGATCAATTCGGCAAGCCGTAATCCAGCACCATACATCAGTTCCATCATTGCGCGATCTCGTATCGCCAGAGGGTCATTCTCACTGACCTCAAGCAACTGGTGCATTTCATCTACATCCAAGTTTTTAGGCAGTGGGCGTTTTTTTCGAGGTGCAGACACACCTTTCGCGGGGTTTGCAAGTAATTCACCACGTAAAACCAAGAAGTTAAAAAAGCTACGCAAGGATGATAAGCGCGTCGCCAAACTGCTGGCTTTCATGCCATCACGCATCCCTTTACCAGCAATTTGACGAACCCATCCCGCATCCACTTGAGCCCAGTCTTTCACTCCCATATTGGCTAAATGCTGCGCCATTGTCTCAAGCTGCTGCTTGTAATTGCGCTGAGTGTGTAAGCTAAGCTCTTTTTCGCTACGTAGGTATTCGTAGAAGTGCTCCAACGGCTTTTGCAAACTACTTGGTAAAGGAATGTTCTGTACTGTTGTCGTCATCTTGATGCCATGCGAGTGTCTGAACAAGGTGTGTCACTACTAATGATAGATGACGTAAAAACAACGTGTCCATATCAGGTTGAAAATGACCACCATCTTCACTTGCAAATACAAGTAAGCCCAGTGGCGTTTTATGACCAAGCGGTAAAACAACGTATGAACCCATTTCAGGAACTAATACGTCCCCAAATAACGCCTCACGATCAACTTTTCTTAAACGCCCCAAGTACGCTTCTTTACCATTAAGATGGTTGGTAGCAAAACGTTGATAGTCCTCTTGCTTAAGTGCTGGCATGCTTTCATTGGCATTGAGTAAACGAAGGTAAGCCGTAAGACCTAATTCTTTCGCCTTACGTTCAATCGCCATAATGACCTGATTCACATGACAACACTTTAACAACTGCCCTTGTAGGTCCATGAATTCGTAGAACGTTCTATCATTTTTTGCGGCCAATGACATGAAAGCTGTAATCTCTTCTTCCAGCTCTTCAATGCGCTGGCGCTGACGATTCATTTGAACGTGCACCAATGACACTGCGCCTAAATCAGCATGAGGCAGCGACAACCGTTCTACCAGCTCAGGACGTTGGACAAAGAAATCGGGGTTATCGCGTAAGTATTCTGCAACAATTTCTGCCGTCATGGCATCGGCTTGAACTGGCTGCGGTTGATTTTCCTTACCTTCAATTAGCATGAGAGTTGCCCATCAAATACGTGAGTAGCAGGTCCAGTCATAAACAGAGGTTTACCCGGGCCTTGCCATGAGATTGAAAGCTCTCCTCCAGGTAGAGAAACTTTAACGGTCTCATCTAATAAACCTTGTAAAATACCGATCGCAACCGCCCCACAAGCACCACTACCACACGCCTGAGTTTCACCTGCTCCACGCTCATGCACTCGTAGACGAATATGCTGACGATTAACCACTTGCATAAAGCCAGCATTAACGCGTTCTGGAAAACGTTCATGAGACTCAAGTAAAGGCCCCAAGTTTTCTACATCGGTGCTATCGACATCCTCAACCACGGTGACGACATGCGGATTACCCATGCTGACTGCACCACAGAATAATGTTTTATCACCCACACGCATAATATAGGTTTTTTCTTTTTGCTTAGCTTTGAAGGGGATTTTATTCGGCTCAAACTCGGGTATCCCCATATTGACCGTCACCATGCCTTCATCCTCAATATCAAGAACCATTTTTCCTTTTTTGGTGCTCACGCTAATGCTGTATTTATTGGTTAAGCCTTTCAAGCGCACAAAGCGAGCAAAACAACGTGCACCATTGCCACATTGCTCTACCTCACTACCATCTGCATTAAAAATACGGTAGTGGAAATCAGTTTCAGGATCGTACGGTGCTTCAACCAAAAGCAATTGGTCAAAACCAACACCAGTATGACGATCCGCCAAACGGCGGATTAAATCTTGCGAAAAAAACATATTTTGGGTAATGCAGTCAACAACCATAAAGTCATTGCCCAAGCCATGCATTTTGGAAAAATGGAAGTGCATTTGTCGTGTATTACTCCGGTAAAATTTGTTCCAACTGCCACAAATGCGTCAGTTCTTCACGTTGACGGACAACATGGTGCTGATTACCATCAACCATCACCTCTGCCGCTCGAGCTCGCGTATTGTAATTCGAAGACATCACAAAACCATAGGCACCAGCAGAACGAACCGCGAGTAGATCACCTTCTTGTAGTGCCAGTTCACGATCTTTACCTAAGAAGTCACCAGTTTCACAGATAGGCCCAACCAAGTCATACAGCTGTACTTCACCTTGGCGTGGGACAACGGGAACAATATCCTGCCAAGCCTGATAAAGCGCCGGTCGCATGAGATCATTCATCGCCGCATCAATAACAGCAAAGTTTTTATGTTCTGTGTGTTTAAGAAACTCAACTCGCGTCAGCAAAATACCCGCGTTAGCAGCAATCGCTCGGCCTGGCTCAAAAATCAGTTCAAGGTCCTGATGGTTGGCCAAACGATCAAGTAAAGCCTTAGCATAATCTGCAGGCTGAGGAGGTTCTTCATCACGATAGACCACACCAAGACCGCCGCCAACATCCAGGTGACGAATATGGATACCTTGTGCCTTCAAATCATCAATCAGTGCCAAAAGACGATCGGTCGCATCAATGAAAGGCTCAATATCCGTCAGCTGGGAACCAATATGGCAATCAATGCCTTGCACGTTTAGGTTTGGTAAGCTTTGAGCAAACTTATATACCGCCGGCGCGCGATCAAAGGCGATACCAAATTTGTTATCACGCAAACCCGTCGAAATGTAAGGATGTGTTTTTGCGTCGACATCTGGATTGATTCTTAACGAAATCGGGGCAATCACGCCGAGCTCGGCTGCAACTTTGTTCAAACGCTCAAGTTCTGGTTCTGATTCCACGTTGAAGCATTTTATGCCCAGCTCTAGCGCACGTTTCATCTCTGCCAGTGTTTTTCCCACACCAGAGAACACCACCTTCTTCGCATCACCACCCGCTGCAATAACACGTTCAAGTTCACCACCCGATACAATATCAAAGCCGGATCCTAAGCGCGCGAGTGCATTCAAAACACCCAGGTTAGAGTTAGCTTTTACTGCGTAACAAACAAGATGAGGATGTTGGCCCACAGCCCTATCAAACGCACTCCAATGACGCTCTAACGTAGCGCGAGAGTAAACATAAAGAGGCGTGCCATGCTGCTCGGCAAGATCTTGAAGTGAGACGTCTTCAGCCCAAAGCTGGCCATCATCCTGATAGTTAAAATAGTCCAAAGTGTACTTCCCTTAATTAATTCGATTGCTTCCCCCATGAAACAACGTTCGGGGTGAGTTATTATTGTGCTTGTTCAGTCTGCTGAGCGTCATCTGGAATATACAACGCACCTGACTGACCACAGCCGACCAAAGTCGTAGCGGCGAGCATTCCCAACACCATGAGTAGTTTTTTCATTTTGCATATCGTGATTATTGAATCAATGCCCTCTATAATCGCACCACACTCAAGAAAAGCAATAGGGTAAAAGGATGAACGATACCGAATTTCATCAACAAGTAGACACACAACTGCAAATCATCGAAGAAGCCATCGACGAATCTGGCGCGGATATCGATTACGAAGTGTCAGGCAATGTTATGACACTAGAGTTTGAAGACCGCAGCCAAATTATCATCAATCGTCAAGAACCCATGCATGAGATCTGGTTGGCATCAAAGTCAGGAGGCTTTCATTTTAAGCAGATCGATGGTCAGTGGATCTGCTCAAAAACGGCCATGAAGCTCTTTGATATGGTTAAAGAAGAATGTGAAAAACACGCGGGTGAAAGCATAGATTGGGTATAACGCTGAACTAGTGAGTCCCAAATGTTGCCATAAATAAAAAGAGCTAATCATGCTCTTTTTATTTACACACTGGCTGTTTTAGGGACAGAGACTGAAGAGACATTCTCGCTTCGGTAAGGAATAATGTGTGTATTCCCTTCTGATGGATGAATGATTTGGTAGTATTGAGGCAAGTTAAAATTAATGCACTGTGACGCGACTTGATTATTATCTTTAACCGCCGTGTAAAAGCCGTTTACTGATGCAATCATTTCATCTTTCGTGCCACTGAACTGATGATAGACTTCAACTTGATTAGCTTCATCCAACACATAGATATTAAAGCCCGTTTCAGTATCTTCAAAGAAAAACTGTACTAGCCCTTCACTGGCGAAGCCATCAACGACCTCAGGCAACTGAAATTCTTGCCCTCGATCCAGCATCAGTAGCGGTGAACCATTCAGCTTATTGGTCGAAATACTGCGGTAAAACTCAACCGAATTCTCTAACTTCTGAACAGACACTCCTCGGCGTTCAAAGAATAAACCATGAGTTTGACACCCAAGATGCATGGCTTTAAAACGACGTCTCTTTTCCGGCTCGACGGGTTTCAAACGTAGGTCGATACACTCGGCAAGCAACTGGTAAACCGTATTACGCATCACTCCGCGCATGTTTTTAGCATAGCAGAACACATCAACAGACTCAGGAGGCAGCGCATCTTGATGCATTTTTCCCAATATGGTCTTAAGCGCGTCTAAGATCGCCGTTTCACCTTGAAAGTGCAACGTTCGAACTTCATGCCATGAATTACGATAGACAAGGTCGACACTGCCAACCAAATTAATTTGATCGGGACCAAAGCTGAATATCTCGGTACTCTTGACCTCAGATTTCAACATACGGCCAGACAAATCAGCGGTAGGGTCATGTTCAAAATTGATAAACATGGCCAGTTGGCTTATCTCACAAGGACTTGCTAACGCTTCCATAGTTGGACGACGTTTACGCAATGAAAAGGTATTACGTAAGTCCCCCACCATTTGGTAGAACTTATCGATATCCAGTTGTGCTTCACGTACCACAGCATGCAAATAGGTCGACTCTGTAATCAAACCATTAAAGAATGCCCAGGAAACCAATTTACTCAGGTACTCGTGGTGCTCTAAAAATGGTTGTCCAAGAATACGATGAGCATCCAACGGCTGTTTGTATAGATACCACCCAGGCTTATTCACGCCACTTTCTGTGACCTCGATAAAACTCAGATCAGGTTCGTGCAAGTCAGGGGATATTTGTGGGTTTAAAAGGGTCACCTTACCCGGCAACACTTCAAATGCCGCATACAGCTTGCGCGCTAAGATACTAATGTCTTGTGGACTTATCGCAGAAGTAATGTCATTACGACGGGCAAACTGAATCAAATTACGGTAGCTCTGCATTAGGGCATCTAATAATGCATGATGAACAACTTTGACTTGTTCGACTTTCCAATGACGTCGGTCATCCAGTTCCGCCACCACTTTATGGTCCCAATTCCACGTGGAAATCATCTCGCTTAACGCTTCACGACGCCAAGCAACCGACCCCGTATCTGGGTCACGCGAGAGCTTTTCGTGGGTTTTGAGGTAGAAACAACGACGCACAAGATCCAAGCGGGTTTGATCTTGAATACGTTCTAAATAACGCGTGACCTTTTCAAGCATTAAGTAGTACGCATCCATGCCATATAAATCTGGCTCATCAGCAAAGAAACGTCGTTTGGTATCGATACTCAATAGCTGCGTATTTGGGTATTCCCATGAATACGCTTCAAGCAAGATCGCTTTTAATACAGATTTATACGGTGAGTCGATGCTTTTATACAGTTGCCACAGATTGGAACCAAAATACTCTTCCGCTGGAATACGGTTAAGCTGGCCAAAGTCTATCCATTCATCACATTTTACGTTGCCATCCTCATATAACTGAGCAACGTACTCGCCATAGCACTCTTCCATTTCAGGAGGCACTATTTGCCATAATAAGCGCTGTCCAGCTAAGCGTACTGCTGAGCGATAAAATTCATCAAGTAGGAGTAAGTGCTGGGAAGAGCCACAGTTATCCCCGGTCATTTGTTCAGAATGATTATTACGAAAGCGATCTTCGTCCATAAGGAAAAAGTTCGCCTCGACTCCCTGAGCTTGTGCCCAATCTGTGATCGATAAGCACTTCTTGGTTAAGCAATCACGCTGTATAGCATTCATGGTTGGAGGAATACATACCCAAATATCCAAATCACTTGAGGTACTTTGACCAATTGAGGACGTACTCCCCATAGTATATAAGCCAAGAATATCCGCGTCGGTCACCGCTTCGATAACAGTGGGACTATGGTCAAAATAAGCATCAACCAGTTGCTGCTGCATCGCATTCAGCTCAAAGCCAAACAAGCCATGCGGAGTCTCTGCATCAAGAAAACCGGGAAGATTAGGATGGTTGAAGTGCAACAGAGCAGGAATCAGGTGAAAAACTTGCTGGTTTTGCGAACTCATAAGCGCCAACGCACGATCGATACGCTGCTGGTTGAGATTGTCTAATCGCTGAATAAGTTTTTGAGTGTAAGCCTGCAAGGGAGGTTCCTTGGTTGAACAGTCATGAAATCTGCTGATGTTTTAAGCCATACCGAGCAAAAAACGTGATCAATTTAACACTTTTGCTAAGATTGGTAAAGATTACTGCTTACAAATAGTTTGATTTAAGGTTTCCATACCAATCGCAAGTTCACTATGTCCTAGTGCCATTTGCTACAACTCTTACATAATAACCCGACTGAGTTTAAATGAGAATCCAATCACACTATTTTCATAATATAAAAGCATTCCATTTCTGAAACCAACAGAACACTAACTAACATTAAAACTTTCCTCCGTTGAGTGGTAGGATAAAACCAAATCACAGTAATATTGAGAAGATCATGACACAATCTACGCCCATTCGCATCGCGACACGTAAAAGTCCTCTTGCTTTATGGCAAGCTCACTATGTGAAAGATGCTTTGCAAGCCGCTCACCCTAACCTTGAGGTTGAACTGGTCACCATGGTCACTCAAGGTGACGTGATCCTTGACACTCCACTGGCTAAAGTGGGTGGTAAAGGGCTCTTCGTTAAAGAGCTTGAAGTAGCCATGCTAGAGGGACGTGCTGATTTGGCAGTGCATTCAATGAAGGATGTTCCCGTCGATTTTCCGCAAGGGCTAGGGTTGGTGACGATATGTGAACGTGAAGACCCTCGTGATGCATTCGTATCAAATCATTTCAAAACCATTGATGACCTCCCACAAGGGGCCATTGTTGGTACTTGCAGCCTACGCAGACAATGTCAGTTAAAAGCTTACCGCCCTGATATAGTGATTAAAGACCTTCGTGGTAACGTCGGCACCAGACTAAGTAAACTTGACGCCGGAGAATACGACGCGATTATCCTCGCTGCAGCAGGCTTAAAACGCCTCAAACTAGACGATCGTATTAGCAGCTTAATCGAACCAGAGCAATCCCTTCCAGCAGTAGGTCAAGGTGCTGTCGGGATTGAATGTCGCCTTGATGACCAACGACTTCGCCAGCTTCTAGAACCTCTCAATCACCCTGACACTGCTGATCGTGTTCGTTGCGAGCGAGCCATGAACCTCACACTGGAAGGAGGATGCCAAGTTCCTATTGGTAGTTACTCTTTACTGGATGGAGAGAACATCTGGCTAAGAGCGCTAGTGGGAGAACCTGATGGGAGCTTGATTGTGCGCGGTGAGATCCATGGACATCGTCAGGATGCCGAAGCGTTAGGCATTCAGTTGGCTAATGAGCTTCTGGAAAAAGGCGCGCGCGACATTTTAACCAAATTGTACGCAGACCACGACTAACTATGGCTGTTTTGGTCACTCGGCCTGGAGAGCAAGGTCATGAGCTTTGCTCTTTACTTAATCATCACGGGGTGAAGGCTATCCATCACCCATTAATTACGATTAACTCAATGCCAGATAAGGTTGAGTGGCTGCAACACCTCGATAAAGCCAACATTATTATCGCAATCAGCCAGCACGCCGTTCATTATGCGGAACAGATCCTAAGCAATCACAATCAATCGTGGCCTCAACAAGTAATATATCTTGCCGTTGGTCAAAAAACAGCACACTATTTAAGCATGTGTACCCAACAAAAAGTACACTACCCACATCGGTTCAGTGATAGTGAACATCTATTGCAACTTACTGAACTCAAACATGTAAAAAAACAAAACGTCCTTATTCTTCGTGGTAACGGAGGCCGTGAGTTGATCAAAGATGAACTCGTAAAACGGGGGGCAGCAGTACACTATGGTGAGACATACAAACGAGACCTTATTCCATTCGACCCCGCACGCTGCCTTGCAATGTGGAAAGTCCAGCAAGTCTCCCAAATCGTCATCACTAGTAGTGAACAATTAGCGTATTTATGTGATCCATTAACATCAGAACAATTAGCTTGGCTCAATCAGCAAGAGCTTTATCTCCCCAGTCAACGAGTAGCTGATCTTGCACGTCAAAGGGGATTTTCTCAGATAAGGTGTATAGGAAGTGCATCCAATCAAGACTTACTGACGGCTCTCACGCCATAGCTAAACAGGATATAGGCATGACAAGTAACAATAACAAACAAGAAAAACACGACTCAACTTCTTCTGATAATCAACCATCAGTGGCGCCCACTGAAAAGCAGGCCACAACAACTAAGGCAAAGTCAGGGAAAAAACCGATCAAGGCTGAAGTAAAGAAAAAGCCTGGCAATCACGGCACCAAACTTGGTGTACTCGCCGTTTTAATCTCACTCGCTTTCGGTGGAGGACTGACATACAAGTTTGCCAATCAACAAGCCGAATTCCAAAAACAACAAGCCGACTATATCGTTCAACTCACCAATCTCGAAACTCAATTACAGTTAACACAAAATAACATTCAAAAGACGCTACAAAGCAATAAAAATGAGACAGAAGAGAAAGCTAATAAGTTTAAGGAAGAGTCCAAAGAAGCGATTGAAGAGGGGCTGGACCGGCAAGAGAGAAGTATTCTTAGCTTACAACAAGAGATAGCCAGCCTGAGCGGAAAGCAGCCTAGGACCAACGGCTGGCTGCTTACTGAAGCGAACTATCTAGTCCAACTCGCAGGCAGAAAGTTGTATTTAGAGCATAATGTTGCTAGCGCCATTCAACTCATGAAAGATGCCGATCAACGCATCATAGCTTTAAATGATCCAAGCTTAATCAAGCTGCGCAAGGAAATCACTGATGACATCGTACAGCTAAAAATGCTGCCTTCTGTCGATCAAGAAAGCATGATCTTAAAACTGACAGCCCTTCAACAACAGGTCGACACGCTACCTCTGGCACAACCTATCCTAGCCCCAGAAGAGGCTAACGAGAAAAAAGTCCTGACAGAAGATGTGTCAAATTGGCAAGAGAACCTAAAAACATCACTCAAGAGCTTCGCTGACAGCTTTATCACGATAAGAACATCAGATAAGAGTACAGCGCCACTTCTGCCTCCCAAACAGCATTTTTATCTAAAAGAGAACCTCAAAGCGAAACTCGGCGTTGCCATACAAGCCATTTATCGCCAGCAAGATGAGATTTATCAACAATCCTTACAAACAGCAGACAACTGGATAGCGGATTTCTTTAACAACGACGAACAGGCTGTGACAGATTTTCGCCAAGAGCTCAATAAACTTGAGCAACAAAGCCTAACGGTACAGTACCCTTCGGAACTCAAAAGTCAGCAAACTCTAAAAAATACCATTCGTGAGCGTCTACACCGAGATATTGCTCCAATGACAAACTCGGAGGGGCAATAATGATACGTTTGATTTTCCTGTTTATTATTCTTGGTTTGGGTTTATATGCTGGCTCCCATTATGCTGATGAACAAGGTTACGTACTCATTTCTATTGCAAATAAAACGATAGAGATGAGTTTTACCACTATGGTAATCCTGATCATAGCCACTTTAGCCGCCCTCTTCTTGCTTGAGTATATAATCAAAAGCATCATTAGTATCAGCACTAACTCGCTCGATTATTTTAATGTTCGAAAAATACGCCGAGCTCGTCGTACAACGAATGAAAGCATCATCAAGTTGCTCGAGGGAGATTGGAAAAGTGCCGAAAAGCTTGCACTGAGTTGTGCAAAGCACCATGACATGCCATTACTTTGTTATCTGGTGGCCTCTGAAGCCGCTCAAGGGAATGGAGACAAAGCCAAGCGTAACGAATATTTAGCACTCGCTAGCCAACAAGAGGATGCTTACCTTGCTGTAGAGCTTACCCGAGCTAAACAGTTTATTAATGATGGTGCCTACGAATCGGCTTTTGATACGTTACAAACACTCAAAGGAAAATATTCCAATAACGCCATCGTACTCGATTTACTAAAAAATACTTATATCCAGTTGAAACTTTGGCAACCACTCATCGACCTTATCCCTGAATTGGTCAAAGTCAGAAAAATCACTAAAGAGCAGCAGACAGAACTTCTGCAAAGTGCTCAATGTGGTTTAATGCATGATATCGCCATTCAGCAAGGCAGTGAGGGACTGGTTTTACATTGGAATAGCTTGCCACGTAAAGTAAAACAGAATGTCAAATTGATCGAATGTTTTGCACGTGAGCTGATTGGTCGAAAAGCAGATAATGAAGCATTTACGCTGATCAAGAACACATTAAAAAAACAGCCGACGGAGACACTTTACCAGTTACTGACTGAGCTTAAATTGGCTGATGACCATCCTGCCATCGTTTTGCTAGAAGGCACTTTACAGCGAGAATCACACAATGCCGCCGCTCACAGTGCTCTTGCACACTTTTTGTTCCGCCAAGAAAAGTGGCAACCCGCTCAGCATCATTTAGAAGCAGCATTAAAGGTTCGTACTGACATTTCCGATTATGCTTTTTTAGCCGATACATTAGAGAAACAGAATCTAACTAAAGCTGCTCACGAAGTTTCCCGCAAAGCATTAGCACTAACCCAAGAGAAATAGCCATCTCTAACCTATCTTTCAAGCCGACAGCATTTTGTCGGCTTTTTTATTGCCTATAAGCCTAGCTCCTTAACCCCTTCAAGGCTTGTAGAGGAATAAGTATAGTCGTTAGACATCAACGCTAAGCGCCCCTTAAAGAAAGCCTCAAACACCACTTCTTATACTAATCTAGGAAATGATACCAACCTTGAAAATCAACACTTCCCGAACAGTGACCCCACTTACTGCAGAGCTTATCCACAACGTCGTTGTAGTTCGTAAAATATTGGGTCAAGATAATATTATCCTAATGACCTTATGCTTGCTCTATGAGTTCAGCACTGAGTATAGGAAGAAGAGTCCGTGGAGGATATGAAGTGTTAACAGAGAAGACTTTGGGGCAACTATCTCATGAGCTAAAAGTTTTTCATGAGATAAAAAGCAAAAAGCCGCTGTAAATACAGCGGCTTTTTTAATAGTGGCGGAGAGATAGGGATTTGAACCCTAGAACCGCTATTAACGGTTGCCGGTTTTCAAGACCGGTGCTTTCGACCACTCAGCCATCTCTCCACAAATTGTTACTAAAACATAGTCTTATCTTTGATGCTAAGTCTTAGCTTTACACCTAGATTTTAAAAAATCTAAATGTATTAATCAAGCCTGGCGATGTCCTACTCTCACATGGGGAAGCCCCACACTACCATCGGCGCTAATTCGTTTCACTTCTGAGTTCGGGATGGAAATCAGGTGGGTCCAAATCGCTATGGTCGCCAAGCAAATTCTGTTTTAAACCCTGTTATCAGGATTTAAATAATCTGGAAAGCTGTTTCAGTTCTTACACATTCAATTCGTTCTTGCTTTGAGTCCATCAAAACCCTTTGGGTGTTGTATGGTTAAGCCTCACGGGCAATTAGTATCAGTTAGCTCAACGCCTCACAACGCTTACACACCTGACCTATCAACGTCGTAGTCTCCGACAACCCTTTAGGATACTTAATGTATCAGGGAGAACTCATCTCAAGGCTCGCTTCCCGCTTAGATGCTTTCAGCGGTTATCGATCCCGAACTTAGCTACCGGGCAATGCGTCTGGCGACACAACCCGAACACCAGAGGTTCGTCCACTCCGGTCCTCTCGTACTAGGAGCAGCCCCTTTCAATTCTCCAACGCCCACGGCAGATAGGGACCGAACTGTCTCACGACGTTCTAAACCCAGCTCGCGTACCACTTTAAATGGCGAACAGCCATACCCTTGGGACCGACTTCAGCCCCAGGATGTGATGAGCCGACATCGAGGTGCCAAACACCGCCGTCGATATGAACTCTTGGGCGGTATCAGCCTGTTATCCCCGGAGTACCTTTTATCCGTTGAGCGATGGCCCTTCCATACAGAACCACCGGATCACTATGACCTGCTTTCGCACCTGCTCGAATTGTCATTCTCGCAGTCAAGCGGGCTTATGCCATTGCACTAACCTCACGATGTCCAACCGTGATTAGCCCACCTTCGTGCTCCTCCGTTACGCTTTGGGAGGAGACCGCCCCAGTCAAACTACCCACCAGGCACTGTCCGCAACCCCGATAAGGGGTCGACGTTAGAACATCAACACTACAAGGGTGGTATTTCAAGGACGGCTCCACCAACACTGGCGTGCTGGTTTCAAAGCCTCCCACCTATCCTACACATGTAGGGTCAATGTTCAGTGCCAAGCTGTAGTAAAGGTTCACGGGGTCTTTCCGTCTAGCCGCGGGTACACTGCATCTTCACAGCGATTTCAATTTCACTGAGTCTCGGGTGGAGACAGCGTGGCCATCATTACGCCATTCGTGCAGGTCGGAACTTACCCGACAAGGAATTTCGCTACCTTAGGACCGTTATAGTTACGGCCGCCGTTTACCGGGGCTTCGATCAAGAGCTTCGACCGAAGTCTAACCCCATCAATTAACCTTCCGGCACCGGGCAGGCGTCACACCGTATACGTCATCTTACGATTTTGCACAGTGCTGTGTTTTTAATAAACAGTTGCAGCCACCTGGTATCTGCGACTCTCAACAGCTCCATCCGCGAGGGACTTCACCGTCGAGAGCGTACCTTCTCCCGAAGTTACGGTACCATTTTGCCTAGTTCCTTCACCCGAGTTCTCTCAAGCGCCTTGGTATTCTCTACCCGACCACCTGTGTCGGTTTGGGGTACGATTCCTTACAATCTGAAGCTTAGAGGCTTTTCCTGGAAGCATGGCATCAATGACTTCACTACCGTAGTAGCTCGACGTCGTGTCTCAGCCTTAAGAAGAGCCGGATTTACCTAACTCTTCAGCCTACGCACTTGAACCTGGACAACCGTCGCCAGGCCCACCTAGCCTTCTCCGTCCCCC
This window of the Vibrio azureus genome carries:
- the lptM gene encoding LPS translocon maturation chaperone LptM is translated as MKKLLMVLGMLAATTLVGCGQSGALYIPDDAQQTEQAQ
- the cyaY gene encoding iron donor protein CyaY → MNDTEFHQQVDTQLQIIEEAIDESGADIDYEVSGNVMTLEFEDRSQIIINRQEPMHEIWLASKSGGFHFKQIDGQWICSKTAMKLFDMVKEECEKHAGESIDWV
- the xerC gene encoding tyrosine recombinase XerC, translated to MTTTVQNIPLPSSLQKPLEHFYEYLRSEKELSLHTQRNYKQQLETMAQHLANMGVKDWAQVDAGWVRQIAGKGMRDGMKASSLATRLSSLRSFFNFLVLRGELLANPAKGVSAPRKKRPLPKNLDVDEMHQLLEVSENDPLAIRDRAMMELMYGAGLRLAELISIDVRDVKLRSGELRVIGKGDKERKVPFSGMATEWLGQWLKVRNELASADEAALFVSKLGTRISVRSVQKRMAEWGQKQSVASHISPHKLRHSFATHMLESSQNLRAVQELLGHENISTTQIYTHLDFQHLADVYDQAHPRARKKQES
- a CDS encoding DUF484 family protein; this encodes MLIEGKENQPQPVQADAMTAEIVAEYLRDNPDFFVQRPELVERLSLPHADLGAVSLVHVQMNRQRQRIEELEEEITAFMSLAAKNDRTFYEFMDLQGQLLKCCHVNQVIMAIERKAKELGLTAYLRLLNANESMPALKQEDYQRFATNHLNGKEAYLGRLRKVDREALFGDVLVPEMGSYVVLPLGHKTPLGLLVFASEDGGHFQPDMDTLFLRHLSLVVTHLVQTLAWHQDDDNSTEHSFTK
- the lysA gene encoding diaminopimelate decarboxylase gives rise to the protein MDYFNYQDDGQLWAEDVSLQDLAEQHGTPLYVYSRATLERHWSAFDRAVGQHPHLVCYAVKANSNLGVLNALARLGSGFDIVSGGELERVIAAGGDAKKVVFSGVGKTLAEMKRALELGIKCFNVESEPELERLNKVAAELGVIAPISLRINPDVDAKTHPYISTGLRDNKFGIAFDRAPAVYKFAQSLPNLNVQGIDCHIGSQLTDIEPFIDATDRLLALIDDLKAQGIHIRHLDVGGGLGVVYRDEEPPQPADYAKALLDRLANHQDLELIFEPGRAIAANAGILLTRVEFLKHTEHKNFAVIDAAMNDLMRPALYQAWQDIVPVVPRQGEVQLYDLVGPICETGDFLGKDRELALQEGDLLAVRSAGAYGFVMSSNYNTRARAAEVMVDGNQHHVVRQREELTHLWQLEQILPE
- the dapF gene encoding diaminopimelate epimerase; the encoded protein is MHFHFSKMHGLGNDFMVVDCITQNMFFSQDLIRRLADRHTGVGFDQLLLVEAPYDPETDFHYRIFNADGSEVEQCGNGARCFARFVRLKGLTNKYSISVSTKKGKMVLDIEDEGMVTVNMGIPEFEPNKIPFKAKQKEKTYIMRVGDKTLFCGAVSMGNPHVVTVVEDVDSTDVENLGPLLESHERFPERVNAGFMQVVNRQHIRLRVHERGAGETQACGSGACGAVAIGILQGLLDETVKVSLPGGELSISWQGPGKPLFMTGPATHVFDGQLSC